The Kroppenstedtia pulmonis genome has a segment encoding these proteins:
- a CDS encoding ABC transporter permease, giving the protein MKELIISEWERAWGRKKTQMLLIVYPVLVFLMEVFMLQFGVGFYDMEHEVALHALNFPLFSLRDLSLLLVFVIAPMLWVDSFSGEYSTGAYRMVLIRPYSKGKLLAAKWVSQAALTGILLLIPFVMSQIVGWINLPNPSVTTFFYEGAERYDMGEALLYQLCFYGWIFLILLVCQSVCALLGTWMPNPILSFLAYAGGLIGSIYLSDSFIILFGHTDEVFRLMAGKAEVSVYYVLFGTLVVSLVSIYGSWKKKDWVK; this is encoded by the coding sequence ATGAAAGAGTTGATCATCAGTGAATGGGAGAGGGCTTGGGGGCGGAAAAAAACACAGATGTTGTTGATTGTTTATCCAGTGTTGGTCTTTTTAATGGAAGTGTTCATGCTTCAGTTTGGTGTTGGTTTTTATGACATGGAACATGAGGTGGCTTTACATGCACTCAATTTTCCACTATTTTCTCTTCGTGATCTGTCTCTTTTACTGGTTTTCGTTATAGCCCCAATGCTCTGGGTGGACAGTTTCAGTGGTGAATACAGTACCGGAGCCTATCGAATGGTACTGATCCGACCGTACTCCAAAGGCAAGTTGTTGGCGGCCAAGTGGGTTTCCCAGGCGGCTTTGACAGGAATATTGTTACTCATTCCCTTTGTAATGAGCCAAATTGTAGGATGGATCAATTTACCCAATCCTTCTGTCACTACTTTCTTTTATGAAGGGGCGGAGCGTTATGACATGGGGGAGGCTTTACTTTATCAGCTCTGTTTTTATGGGTGGATCTTTCTGATACTTTTGGTTTGCCAGAGTGTATGTGCTTTGTTGGGTACTTGGATGCCCAATCCGATTCTGTCCTTTCTGGCTTATGCCGGTGGTTTGATCGGTTCCATCTATCTTTCTGATTCCTTTATAATCTTGTTTGGTCATACGGATGAAGTGTTTCGCTTGATGGCGGGAAAAGCGGAAGTGAGTGTTTACTATGTTCTCTTTGGAACCCTGGTGGTCAGTCTGGTCAGTATATATGGCAGCTGGAAGAAGAAAGACTGGGTGAAATGA